A genomic segment from Sorangium aterium encodes:
- a CDS encoding tetratricopeptide repeat protein, with translation MRFPAAAFLLVVASLLPVVLVPFRAHAQASGTKVSQQIQQLFNQAVAEMEAGQFQAACPKLEHVVEYQPDGFGARLALAECYEGMGDFPRAWQTCFDTKLAALKAKNGKRAQDAERCMVDLDPKVAKIVLNVSDDVRSSPDLEIALDGARVELSRWGAPMAVARGEHVVVATARGRLPWRKSITLQSGGSPQPIDVDAPTTGSSASSGSNAGGSPASTGAGASGVPPPNSRAGTAQEGTASASAAQPGVSPPGTARQGVAQQGKSQGMVTQSAAQPATPLTKRVGVTARHNEDGIQSRQRALGTIALGFGGAGAFVGTVLGTISLRVEDKGNALGTASLITLATSGVLLATGGVLVLATGPSGSSANILLNPQGVSAQLRW, from the coding sequence GTGCGATTTCCCGCTGCAGCCTTCCTCCTCGTGGTCGCCTCCCTCCTTCCCGTGGTGCTCGTCCCCTTCCGTGCACACGCCCAGGCTTCCGGGACGAAGGTCAGTCAGCAAATACAGCAACTCTTTAATCAAGCCGTCGCAGAAATGGAGGCCGGCCAATTCCAGGCGGCCTGTCCGAAGCTGGAACACGTAGTCGAGTATCAACCGGACGGATTCGGCGCCCGTTTGGCGCTCGCGGAATGCTACGAAGGCATGGGTGACTTCCCACGTGCGTGGCAGACGTGTTTTGACACCAAGCTCGCGGCATTAAAGGCAAAGAACGGCAAACGGGCACAGGATGCGGAGCGTTGTATGGTCGACCTCGATCCGAAGGTCGCGAAGATCGTATTGAACGTGTCCGATGACGTCCGTTCCTCGCCCGATCTGGAGATCGCGCTCGACGGCGCTCGCGTGGAACTTTCGCGCTGGGGAGCACCGATGGCCGTCGCGCGCGGGGAGCACGTCGTGGTGGCGACAGCACGAGGAAGGCTGCCGTGGCGTAAAAGCATCACGCTACAGTCAGGTGGTAGCCCACAGCCGATCGATGTGGACGCTCCGACGACTGGTTCGTCCGCAAGCTCCGGGAGTAATGCCGGTGGATCGCCAGCGAGCACCGGCGCTGGTGCTTCAGGAGTGCCGCCGCCGAACTCGCGAGCAGGGACGGCTCAGGAAGGGACCGCTTCTGCGAGCGCTGCGCAGCCGGGCGTATCGCCACCGGGCACGGCGCGCCAGGGCGTGGCGCAGCAAGGTAAGAGCCAGGGGATGGTTACTCAGAGCGCGGCACAGCCGGCCACTCCGTTGACCAAGCGGGTAGGCGTCACGGCTCGTCATAATGAGGACGGAATTCAATCGCGTCAGCGTGCACTGGGCACCATTGCCTTGGGCTTCGGGGGTGCAGGCGCTTTCGTGGGGACGGTACTCGGCACGATCTCGCTCAGGGTGGAAGACAAGGGGAACGCGCTAGGCACCGCATCGCTTATCACCTTGGCGACCAGCGGGGTACTGTTGGCAACTGGTGGTGTTCTGGTCCTCGCGACCGGTCCCAGCGGCTCGAGCGCCAACATCTTGCTCAACCCGCAGGGCGTCTCGGCGCAGCTGAGGTGGTGA
- a CDS encoding serine/threonine-protein kinase, translating into MEPSHFSVLHPGALFCGRYEVVRCIKAGAMGAVYEVLDTVTHSRRALKVMLPGIVDDPDLRVRFAQEAKITGGVESDHIVRVSDAGIDASSRMPFLVMDLLRGEELGSMLRRRGPLPPAEVVTYLFQVALALEKTHAAGIVHRDLKPENLFVTSRDDGTPCIKILDFGIAKVAAQSSQAKGTVPIGTPLYMSPEQIRGDGDIGPRADLYALGHIAHAVLSGEAYWTAEMKAAPSIFPVLSKILAGPLEPPSVRSAWRGVLLPPAFDAWFLRATALRPEHRFEGARAAVGALVEALGLSSPRASLPSHPRLLPETAIPIEGAGAQAVQAQDPVKSQGSGPQAPPGNATGAPTTHTTRVWRRRRRGLLPLAVAPLGLLLLGLLGFMLWRMTPAHDESRVVDASFHEADGASSAQAVAESASTSSPSAPPAPSSRVPEPLPIATAAAGPPPVPSNAAKPSAASAAAPSRTTSAPAAAQSNAPRPKPAPTPAPSATAVRKQRSIF; encoded by the coding sequence ATGGAGCCTTCGCACTTCTCCGTCCTGCATCCCGGCGCCCTCTTCTGCGGAAGATATGAGGTTGTCCGTTGCATCAAGGCCGGCGCGATGGGCGCGGTCTACGAGGTGCTGGACACCGTCACGCACAGCCGCAGGGCCCTCAAGGTGATGCTCCCCGGTATCGTCGACGATCCCGACCTGCGCGTCCGCTTCGCTCAGGAAGCCAAGATCACAGGCGGCGTGGAGAGTGACCACATCGTCCGGGTCTCCGACGCCGGCATCGATGCATCTTCCAGGATGCCCTTTCTCGTGATGGACCTGCTTCGCGGCGAGGAATTGGGCAGCATGCTGAGGCGACGCGGACCGCTTCCGCCGGCGGAGGTGGTAACCTACCTCTTCCAGGTTGCGCTCGCCCTCGAGAAGACCCACGCAGCGGGCATCGTGCACCGCGACCTCAAGCCGGAGAATCTGTTCGTTACGTCGCGCGACGACGGAACGCCTTGCATCAAGATCCTTGATTTCGGCATCGCCAAGGTGGCGGCACAGAGCAGCCAGGCCAAGGGAACCGTGCCTATCGGGACACCGCTCTATATGTCTCCTGAGCAGATCCGCGGAGATGGTGACATCGGACCGCGTGCCGACCTGTATGCGCTCGGTCACATCGCACACGCGGTCCTCTCCGGGGAAGCCTACTGGACGGCGGAGATGAAAGCGGCGCCTTCCATCTTCCCCGTATTATCAAAAATTCTTGCTGGGCCGCTCGAACCGCCGAGCGTGCGCTCGGCGTGGCGCGGCGTGCTCCTGCCCCCGGCCTTTGACGCCTGGTTCCTCCGCGCCACGGCTCTGCGCCCCGAGCACCGGTTCGAGGGGGCCCGTGCCGCGGTCGGCGCTCTCGTCGAAGCGCTGGGGCTGTCGAGCCCACGCGCCAGTCTGCCGTCGCATCCTCGGTTGCTTCCCGAGACGGCGATCCCGATCGAGGGCGCCGGAGCTCAGGCAGTCCAGGCACAGGATCCTGTGAAAAGCCAGGGGAGTGGTCCGCAGGCTCCGCCTGGCAATGCGACTGGCGCTCCCACCACGCACACCACACGTGTCTGGAGGCGGCGGCGTCGCGGACTGCTACCCTTGGCGGTCGCGCCTCTCGGGCTGCTCCTCCTCGGTCTCCTCGGCTTCATGCTATGGCGCATGACCCCTGCGCATGACGAGAGCCGGGTGGTCGATGCATCGTTTCATGAGGCTGACGGCGCCTCGAGCGCTCAAGCGGTTGCAGAATCTGCAAGCACCTCATCGCCCTCGGCTCCTCCGGCACCGTCTTCACGCGTCCCGGAGCCTCTCCCCATAGCAACCGCGGCCGCCGGTCCTCCGCCAGTTCCCTCGAACGCTGCGAAACCCTCCGCTGCATCGGCCGCAGCACCATCCAGAACAACCTCTGCGCCTGCGGCAGCACAGAGCAACGCTCCACGGCCGAAACCTGCGCCTACGCCCGCGCCATCAGCGACGGCTGTGCGCAAACAGAGGAGTATCTTCTAG
- a CDS encoding tetratricopeptide repeat protein — MIKVECDGCKSPYQVDEKRVPPAGLRMRCPKCGTSLLVTKGGASAAPAPTPVPTPPPRAGAGGLQLSERSAPAGPEDADLPVAAPEDVAFPAVVPPRRPGPAAAPVPTPPRRAAPAAPAPPPEPPGPEVFGEIGLPDVPDRPAPSDRRNAKTVPQRRGFGEIDLMVELPSPTDVEVQGLNPDDLPVVYGNAPGASALPARSRAESRTAPATPTAFSGADLPARVEPHPPSSRRTLGFGERESAPGAPSGPGARDAGLGARNAGAATQPLGRGRTRGAADAPPRVAPEYDFGDLDDDAPPAPPARSTGGSMSFGFGELELPLEGDGDSELPSASSGDLPIVAGDLPSSAPAVIGMPAPFSNTGLPTPASAQLPSPARAGLPAAAQAGFPAPAQAGFPAPAPAGFPTKATGPALPTKTAGSALPTKTAGSALPTKATGAGSPAGPGTIVGAELFDEAPPDYDDSRVGAAFQAPGPRPLPPQAAPEPPSSSAMPPVDFGAVPPADFLAAPPSDVRAAPTTGFGAAPPSDVRAAPTTSFGASPNAGFGVADFGDEIALGESVTQLVPGAAPAPYDPSDRSGNFTQSPADADDRGIELSEPHPSVGDEVDLTGAGTEIGDLSAGPEAQVAKPAATTEAPPQKSKIKRYVVAALAVAAVSGGALALVPDVGAFGVNLISDRLNAFAHEGALAELRQRTQAAFGKDTASAANGALNDANAARGNAPRHRPTMAYAAYIAFARSIRFGHRTVDDAFGKEMLTLASSHPSDLLSLAAAAQAAASGELPRARQAAQALAAQLKDDIDLAVLAAEIELAAKDAPKAIAAWQHASGIQKSARTLYGLARAQLLAGDAAGAEASARGALEASPDHVGARTLIASLLWQTPGREQEALDLLGKVTGDGPIRAAASDPEIVDAYTLLGAIHLAKSRMSAAEQAFAAAVKLDPQAVRALIGNGEVLYRSGRYSEAQARFEAAARADDKNLAAQLGKAKTWLAQERMKEAKDLLKELQKTHAAAPQVAYWLGRTELALGNKKDAEQAYLDAVKSTENLPEVVDAYVALASLLSSMGRNEAAAEKLSEATAKFPDLPALHKAKAEVALQTGRYDEARQELELALAKEDDLGSQFKLGVAYRRLRRFEDAAKVFDKVTAADKDYPGLALERGLLFEETGQSERALEMYADALRKAPNDIDLKLRVGSTQVMAGHASQAEPILRDVLKDRANSAEANHFLGRALLVRGTNMAEALRFLERAAELDPNRAEYHLYVGWGANETAQTARAEMALRRALELDAELGDAYWQRGVLLQKQGASRDALADLKIALEKRPSRYEAYATMALCYQDQGNWAAAEEAWRKAIAANDKVPEWHYRLGKIYASRGNRAGTASEMEQAVTLGEAPDRSTPPWLFDAHFLLAEALRATNNRERAIHHYERFLETAPTDNAYRRDAEQALESLGAGKGR; from the coding sequence ATGATCAAGGTCGAGTGCGACGGGTGCAAATCGCCGTACCAAGTCGACGAGAAGCGTGTCCCCCCTGCGGGGCTCAGGATGCGCTGTCCGAAGTGCGGTACGAGCCTGCTGGTGACCAAGGGGGGCGCGAGCGCAGCGCCTGCGCCGACGCCTGTGCCCACCCCCCCGCCGCGGGCCGGGGCGGGAGGTCTTCAGCTCTCGGAGCGGAGCGCCCCGGCGGGGCCCGAGGACGCCGATCTGCCCGTGGCGGCTCCGGAGGATGTCGCATTCCCCGCCGTCGTGCCTCCACGGCGCCCGGGGCCGGCGGCGGCGCCGGTACCGACGCCGCCGCGCCGCGCGGCGCCCGCGGCGCCCGCGCCGCCTCCTGAGCCCCCGGGGCCGGAGGTCTTCGGCGAGATCGGCCTGCCGGACGTCCCCGATCGCCCTGCGCCGTCCGATCGGCGAAACGCCAAGACCGTGCCGCAGCGGCGCGGCTTTGGCGAGATCGACCTCATGGTCGAGCTCCCGAGCCCGACGGACGTCGAGGTGCAGGGGCTCAACCCGGACGATCTGCCTGTCGTCTACGGCAATGCGCCAGGGGCGTCGGCGCTCCCGGCGCGCTCGCGCGCGGAGTCCCGCACCGCCCCGGCGACGCCGACCGCGTTCTCCGGGGCCGACCTGCCGGCGCGGGTCGAGCCGCATCCTCCGAGCAGCCGGCGCACCCTCGGGTTCGGCGAGCGAGAGTCGGCGCCGGGCGCCCCCTCGGGGCCCGGCGCGCGCGACGCGGGGCTCGGCGCGCGAAACGCCGGGGCCGCCACGCAGCCGCTCGGGCGCGGGCGCACCCGCGGTGCGGCAGACGCGCCCCCGCGCGTGGCCCCGGAGTACGATTTCGGGGACCTGGACGACGACGCGCCCCCGGCTCCTCCGGCGCGCTCCACCGGCGGCTCCATGTCGTTCGGCTTCGGCGAGCTCGAGCTGCCTCTCGAGGGCGACGGCGACTCCGAGCTGCCCTCGGCGTCCTCGGGCGACCTGCCCATCGTCGCCGGCGATCTGCCGAGCTCGGCCCCGGCCGTCATCGGCATGCCCGCTCCGTTCTCGAACACGGGCCTGCCCACGCCGGCTTCCGCGCAGCTTCCCTCGCCGGCTCGCGCCGGGCTCCCGGCCGCGGCCCAGGCGGGCTTCCCCGCCCCGGCCCAAGCGGGCTTCCCCGCCCCGGCCCCCGCGGGCTTCCCCACGAAGGCCACCGGCCCCGCCCTCCCCACGAAGACCGCCGGCTCCGCCCTCCCCACGAAGACCGCCGGCTCCGCCCTCCCCACGAAGGCCACCGGTGCCGGCTCGCCTGCCGGACCAGGGACCATCGTCGGCGCCGAGCTCTTTGACGAGGCCCCGCCGGACTACGACGACTCTCGCGTGGGCGCCGCATTCCAGGCGCCCGGGCCGCGCCCCCTCCCGCCGCAGGCAGCGCCCGAGCCGCCCAGCAGCAGCGCCATGCCGCCGGTCGATTTCGGCGCCGTGCCGCCCGCCGACTTCCTCGCCGCGCCGCCCTCCGACGTCCGCGCCGCGCCCACCACCGGCTTCGGCGCCGCGCCGCCCTCCGACGTCCGCGCCGCGCCCACCACCAGCTTCGGCGCCTCGCCCAACGCAGGCTTCGGCGTCGCCGATTTCGGCGACGAGATCGCGCTCGGCGAGAGCGTCACGCAGCTCGTCCCCGGCGCCGCGCCCGCCCCTTACGATCCGTCCGACCGCTCCGGGAACTTCACGCAATCGCCCGCGGACGCCGACGATCGGGGCATCGAGCTCAGCGAGCCGCACCCCAGCGTCGGGGACGAGGTCGACCTCACCGGCGCGGGCACCGAGATCGGCGACCTGAGCGCCGGTCCCGAGGCGCAGGTCGCGAAGCCCGCGGCGACCACGGAAGCACCGCCGCAAAAGTCGAAGATCAAGCGCTACGTCGTGGCGGCGCTCGCTGTCGCCGCCGTCAGCGGCGGCGCGCTGGCGCTCGTTCCGGACGTCGGCGCCTTCGGCGTGAACCTCATCAGCGACCGGCTCAACGCCTTCGCGCACGAAGGGGCGCTCGCCGAGCTCCGCCAGCGGACCCAGGCGGCCTTCGGCAAGGACACCGCGTCGGCCGCCAACGGAGCGCTGAACGACGCCAACGCCGCGCGCGGCAATGCGCCGCGCCACCGGCCGACCATGGCCTACGCCGCGTACATCGCCTTCGCGCGGAGCATCCGCTTCGGGCACCGGACCGTCGACGACGCCTTCGGCAAGGAGATGCTCACGCTCGCGAGCTCCCATCCGAGCGACCTGCTCTCCCTGGCCGCCGCGGCGCAGGCCGCGGCCAGCGGCGAGCTCCCGCGCGCGCGGCAGGCCGCGCAGGCGCTCGCCGCGCAGCTCAAGGACGACATCGACCTCGCCGTCCTCGCTGCCGAGATCGAGCTCGCCGCCAAGGACGCCCCCAAGGCGATCGCGGCGTGGCAGCACGCGAGCGGCATCCAGAAGAGCGCGCGCACGCTCTACGGCCTGGCCCGGGCGCAGCTCCTCGCCGGGGACGCCGCGGGGGCCGAGGCGAGCGCCCGAGGCGCGCTCGAGGCCTCACCCGACCACGTCGGGGCCCGCACCCTGATCGCGTCGCTCCTCTGGCAGACCCCGGGCCGCGAGCAGGAGGCGCTCGATCTGCTCGGCAAGGTCACCGGCGACGGCCCGATCCGGGCCGCCGCGAGCGACCCCGAGATCGTCGACGCGTACACGCTGCTCGGCGCCATCCACCTTGCGAAGTCGCGCATGAGCGCGGCAGAGCAGGCGTTCGCCGCCGCGGTGAAGCTCGACCCGCAGGCGGTGCGCGCCCTGATCGGCAACGGCGAGGTCCTCTACCGGTCGGGCCGCTACTCCGAGGCGCAGGCGCGCTTCGAGGCCGCGGCCCGCGCCGACGACAAGAACCTCGCCGCGCAGCTCGGCAAGGCGAAGACCTGGCTGGCGCAGGAGCGCATGAAGGAGGCGAAGGACCTCCTGAAGGAGCTGCAGAAGACCCACGCGGCGGCCCCGCAGGTCGCTTACTGGCTCGGGCGCACCGAGCTCGCGCTCGGCAACAAGAAGGACGCGGAGCAGGCGTACCTCGACGCCGTGAAGTCGACCGAGAACCTCCCGGAGGTCGTCGACGCTTACGTGGCGCTGGCGTCGCTCCTGTCCAGCATGGGCCGCAACGAGGCGGCGGCGGAGAAGCTGTCGGAGGCGACGGCGAAGTTCCCGGACCTGCCCGCGCTGCACAAGGCCAAGGCGGAGGTCGCGCTCCAGACCGGACGCTACGACGAAGCCCGGCAGGAGCTCGAGCTCGCGCTCGCGAAGGAGGACGACCTCGGCAGCCAGTTCAAGCTGGGCGTGGCGTACCGTCGCCTGCGCCGGTTCGAGGACGCCGCGAAGGTCTTCGACAAGGTCACGGCGGCCGACAAGGACTACCCGGGCCTCGCGCTCGAGCGCGGGCTCCTGTTCGAGGAGACCGGCCAGAGCGAGCGCGCGCTGGAGATGTACGCCGACGCGCTCCGCAAGGCGCCGAACGACATCGACCTGAAGCTGCGCGTCGGCTCGACCCAGGTCATGGCGGGCCACGCGAGCCAGGCGGAGCCGATCCTGCGCGACGTGCTCAAGGATCGCGCGAACTCCGCCGAGGCGAACCACTTCCTCGGCCGCGCGCTCCTCGTGCGCGGCACGAACATGGCCGAGGCGCTGCGCTTCCTGGAGCGCGCCGCGGAGCTCGACCCGAACCGCGCCGAGTACCACCTGTACGTCGGCTGGGGCGCCAACGAGACGGCCCAGACCGCGCGCGCGGAGATGGCGCTGAGGCGCGCGCTGGAGCTCGACGCGGAGCTCGGCGACGCGTACTGGCAGCGCGGCGTGCTGCTGCAGAAGCAGGGGGCGAGCCGGGACGCGCTGGCGGATCTGAAGATCGCGCTGGAGAAGCGGCCGTCCCGCTACGAGGCCTACGCCACGATGGCGCTCTGCTACCAGGATCAGGGCAACTGGGCGGCGGCGGAGGAGGCGTGGCGCAAGGCGATCGCGGCCAACGACAAGGTCCCCGAGTGGCACTACCGCCTCGGCAAGATCTACGCGTCGCGCGGCAACCGGGCCGGGACCGCGAGCGAGATGGAGCAGGCGGTCACCCTGGGCGAGGCGCCGGACCGCTCGACCCCGCCGTGGCTGTTCGACGCGCACTTCCTCCTCGCCGAGGCGCTCCGCGCGACGAACAACCGCGAGAGGGCCATCCACCACTACGAGCGCTTCCTGGAGACGGCGCCGACCGACAACGCCTACCGGCGCGACGCGGAGCAGGCGCTGGAGAGCCTGGGGGCCGGGAAGGGTCGCTGA
- a CDS encoding peptidyl-prolyl cis-trans isomerase, with translation MQRSTAVIYTLFFAGALAFVITNGGSKGRGAASAPADAGADAVDAAAAPATTAAGDGDAGSDAGAEDIVQERGPEPAGRSDAGVTLLSGEAPPSLPAEAPKKVRFGVVLIQYRGAQGAAPTARSKDAALALARELAEVAKTDFKAAIEKGDKGSTDDLGYIPRGVLEPAPEYELFSLPKGGVGGPVDTPRGFWIARRIE, from the coding sequence ATGCAGCGCTCGACGGCGGTCATCTACACGCTCTTCTTCGCGGGCGCGCTGGCGTTCGTCATCACGAACGGCGGCTCGAAGGGGCGCGGCGCGGCCAGCGCGCCCGCCGACGCAGGCGCCGACGCCGTCGACGCCGCCGCCGCGCCTGCGACGACCGCGGCGGGCGACGGCGACGCGGGGAGCGACGCCGGCGCAGAGGACATCGTCCAGGAGAGGGGCCCCGAGCCGGCGGGGCGATCCGACGCGGGCGTCACGCTCCTCTCGGGCGAGGCGCCGCCCTCGCTGCCGGCCGAGGCGCCGAAGAAGGTGCGCTTCGGCGTCGTGCTGATCCAGTACCGCGGCGCGCAGGGCGCGGCGCCGACCGCGCGCTCCAAGGACGCCGCGCTGGCGCTCGCCCGGGAGCTCGCCGAGGTGGCCAAGACGGACTTCAAGGCCGCCATCGAGAAGGGCGACAAGGGGTCGACCGACGACCTCGGCTACATCCCGCGCGGCGTGCTGGAGCCCGCGCCGGAGTACGAGCTGTTCAGCCTCCCCAAGGGGGGCGTGGGCGGCCCTGTCGACACGCCGCGCGGCTTTTGGATCGCGCGTCGGATCGAGTAA
- a CDS encoding polyhydroxyalkanoic acid system family protein, protein MATIDIRRQHALTKDEARKRAEELARGMEDKLGIQWRWDGDVIRFEAPGGAAKGTKGLVRVEASAVHVEIDLPFLLKAMKGMVESKVNDKLDAVLGRA, encoded by the coding sequence ATGGCGACGATCGACATCCGCCGGCAGCACGCGCTCACCAAGGACGAGGCCAGGAAGCGCGCGGAAGAGCTTGCGCGGGGCATGGAAGACAAGCTCGGCATCCAGTGGCGATGGGACGGCGACGTCATCCGGTTCGAGGCGCCGGGCGGCGCCGCGAAGGGGACGAAGGGCCTCGTGCGCGTCGAGGCGTCCGCTGTCCATGTCGAGATCGACCTCCCGTTCCTGCTGAAGGCGATGAAGGGCATGGTCGAGTCGAAGGTCAACGACAAGCTCGACGCCGTGCTGGGCAGGGCCTAG